The genomic interval TAGATTTGCCTTTGATGTTGAAATTTTATTCCTTGCAAAGAAATTTGGATACAAGATAAAAGAGGTGGGTGTTTGCTGGAGGAATTCTTTTGCTTCAAAGGTAAGTCCAATAACATCAAGCTTAAATATGGCATTTAGCCTTTTTCTTATAAGATTAAATGACCTAATTGGGCTTTATGAAAAAATTATACCTAAACAAATGGGAAATGGGAAGTAAATTATTTTTCATTTTACTTCTCACTTCTTACTTATTAACTAAACACATATTATCTTCCTTATTGAATTTGCTATTTTGCTTGCCGAAAGCCCATATTTTTCTAAAAGCTCTTCCCTTTTTCCTGCCTCTATAAATTTATCTGGAATGCCTAAGGAATAAACATTTATTCCTTTTTCTGATAAAAACCTTGCAACTATTGCTCCAAATCCACAGGAGACATTATGCTCCTCAATGGTTATTACCTTCTCCCTTATATTTTTAAGGATAAGCCCTTCAGGAAGGGGCTTTATAAAGCGGCAATTTATAAGGGAACAAGATATACCCTCTTTTTTTAATTTAAGAATTGCATCCATTGCAGGGTCTACCATAGAGCCAATTGCAAGAATAAGAGCATCTTTTCCCTCCTCTATTATTTCTCCTTCTCCTATATCAAAAGGAGGAAAGGTTAAATCATAATCACCTTGAGAAACCCCCCTTGGATAGCGAATAGCAAAGGGGCCATTATATTCTAATGCTGTTTTTATAAGCCTTCCTAGCTCATCTAAATTTCTTGGTGAGGATAAAACCATATTTGGACAGGATGAAAGGTATGAAATATCAAATAGCCCCTGATGTGTCTCTCCATCTTGACCAACAATCCCAGCCCTATCAACAATAAATGTAACAGGCAGATTTTGAATGCAGACATCATGGATTATCTGGTCATAAGCCCTTTGTAAGAATGTTGAGTAAATGCAGACAAATGGTTTAAGATGTGATTTTGCCATCGCTCCTGCCATTGTTACAGCATGCTCCTCGCATATTCCAACATCAAATGCCCTTTTCGGCAATTCTTTAAAGAAATTTGAAATACCACATCCATCAGACATTGCGGCTGTAATTATAACAATTTTTTCATCTTTCCTTGCAAGGTCTAATATAATCTCACCAAAGGCTTTGGAATATGTTTTTTGCTCTTGTTTTATCAAAGGCATTCCTGTTTTAATATCAAACGCTGATGTCCCATGAAACCATTCTGGGTTTTCCTCTGCTGGCTTATAACCTTTTCCCTTTTTTGTAATGATATGAAGGAGAATAGGCCCCTTATGCTCCTTTATGTTCTTTAGGGTTTTTATCAAAAGCTCTATATTATGGCCATCTATAGGGCCAATGTATTTAAAACCAAGCTCCTCAAATAAAATGCCAGGGACAATCATTGCCTTTATCCCCTCCTCTATTTTTTGTGAAACCTTAATTGCCTTTTTTCCCAATGGAAGCTTCTTTATAAGCTCATTCATATCAGCCCTAAATTTTATATAAATAGGAAGGGTGATAAGCCTGTTAAGGTATTTAGAAAGGGCTCCTTGGGTCTTTGAAATAGACATCTCATTGCTATTTAGAATAACAAGCAGATCCCTTTTTTCCTGT from bacterium carries:
- the dxs gene encoding 1-deoxy-D-xylulose-5-phosphate synthase; amino-acid sequence: MNSPEDLKGLRIDELPELASNIRDLIIETTSKTGGHLASSFGVVELTLALHYVFSFSKDRLIWDVGHQSYVHKILTGRRNKFSTLRQLGGISGFPKTSESIYDAFDTGHASTSISIALGMAIARDLKGENEKIVAVIGDGAIGGGLSFEALNHAGQEKRDLLVILNSNEMSISKTQGALSKYLNRLITLPIYIKFRADMNELIKKLPLGKKAIKVSQKIEEGIKAMIVPGILFEELGFKYIGPIDGHNIELLIKTLKNIKEHKGPILLHIITKKGKGYKPAEENPEWFHGTSAFDIKTGMPLIKQEQKTYSKAFGEIILDLARKDEKIVIITAAMSDGCGISNFFKELPKRAFDVGICEEHAVTMAGAMAKSHLKPFVCIYSTFLQRAYDQIIHDVCIQNLPVTFIVDRAGIVGQDGETHQGLFDISYLSSCPNMVLSSPRNLDELGRLIKTALEYNGPFAIRYPRGVSQGDYDLTFPPFDIGEGEIIEEGKDALILAIGSMVDPAMDAILKLKKEGISCSLINCRFIKPLPEGLILKNIREKVITIEEHNVSCGFGAIVARFLSEKGINVYSLGIPDKFIEAGKREELLEKYGLSASKIANSIRKIICV